From the Aggregicoccus sp. 17bor-14 genome, one window contains:
- a CDS encoding DUF2378 family protein has translation MSTSDPKAFIQGSAVEGLYVRALKPTGAFEEELRQVGVDVKRLEATYPLPVWYAAMRVALRHVAPHLPEEQGYRLLGDRFIAGFFDTLVGKLVAVGVPLLGPDKTLERLARTWSAAQPTLRAETRKVGDGLWQVTLQQAGVLPDFCSGILEAGLSRANVKPQATVLERSYDHCVIQVRW, from the coding sequence ATGAGTACGTCGGATCCCAAAGCCTTCATCCAGGGCAGCGCCGTGGAGGGCCTCTACGTCCGGGCCCTCAAGCCCACGGGCGCCTTCGAGGAGGAGCTGCGCCAGGTGGGCGTGGACGTGAAGCGCCTCGAGGCCACCTACCCGCTGCCCGTCTGGTACGCCGCGATGCGGGTGGCGCTGCGGCACGTGGCGCCGCACCTGCCGGAGGAGCAGGGCTACCGGCTGCTCGGCGATCGCTTCATCGCGGGCTTCTTCGACACGCTCGTGGGCAAGCTGGTGGCGGTGGGCGTGCCGCTGCTGGGGCCGGACAAGACGCTGGAGCGGCTCGCGCGCACGTGGAGCGCGGCGCAGCCCACGCTGCGGGCCGAGACGCGCAAGGTGGGTGACGGGCTGTGGCAGGTGACGCTGCAGCAGGCCGGGGTGCTGCCGGACTTCTGCTCGGGCATCCTCGAGGCCGGGCTCTCGCGCGCGAACGTGAAGCCGCAGGCCACGGTGCTCGAGCGCAGCTACGACCACTGCGTCATCCAGGTGCGCTGGTAG
- a CDS encoding DUF2378 family protein, whose protein sequence is MSTSSPPLTDTSITQGSVVEGMFVRALQPTGAFADELRKVGVDVKRLEPTYSTQVWQAALAVARRHVAPGLSEAAGYQLLGQKFIGGFFDTLVGRLVAVGLPLVGPDRTLQRLARTWAAAQPTLKVETVQEAAQHWRITLREPGIIADFCAGIFQGGLGRTGVKPQVVVSEKSPEHCVIQVRW, encoded by the coding sequence ATGAGCACCTCCTCCCCGCCGCTCACCGACACCTCCATCACCCAGGGCAGCGTGGTCGAGGGCATGTTCGTCCGCGCACTTCAGCCCACCGGCGCCTTCGCGGACGAGCTGCGAAAGGTGGGCGTGGACGTAAAGCGCCTGGAGCCCACCTACTCCACGCAGGTGTGGCAGGCGGCGCTCGCGGTGGCGCGGCGGCACGTGGCGCCCGGCCTCTCCGAGGCGGCGGGCTACCAGCTGCTGGGCCAGAAGTTCATCGGCGGCTTCTTCGACACGCTGGTGGGCAGGCTCGTGGCGGTGGGGCTGCCGCTGGTGGGGCCGGATCGCACCCTGCAGCGCCTCGCGCGCACCTGGGCCGCGGCGCAGCCCACCCTCAAGGTGGAGACGGTGCAGGAGGCGGCGCAGCACTGGCGCATCACGCTGCGCGAGCCGGGCATCATCGCGGACTTCTGCGCGGGCATCTTCCAGGGCGGCCTCGGGCGCACCGGGGTGAAGCCCCAGGTGGTGGTGAGCGAGAAGAGCCCGGAGCACTGCGTGATCCAGGTGCGCTGGTAG